CGCCCCTATAGCTACACCTACTGCAGCTTCTGACCGACTGGTCGTCGCGATAGGGCCCTTCCTCCGGCTGGCTCACTATCACCGGCACGTCCGCGCGGCACTACCCGTCAGCCGGCTGCGCTCCACGACACGCAGTTTGCGGCTTATGCGGGCACCGGATCAAGGGCGATCAGGGTAACGGAACCGGGTCCCACCATGCGGAGTATGGCGCGGGTTGACGCTGTCGGTGCCTTCGACTGGGCTGCCGAGCAGCTGCGGGGTGCTCAGGGCCGTCCGGAGTCGAGCAGCGCGATCCTGCGTGCCCCGGCGGTATGTCGGTAGCTGGCGTCGAGTAGCTCGCCGACCTCGTCCCAGCCGATGTCATCGGTCAGGTCCACCCCGACCCACCCATAGGCGCCCAGGTAGGCCGGTACGAAGCAACGGTCTTCCGCCAGCAGCGCCGCGCGCTCGTCGGGGTCAATCAGCACGATCATCGACTGTTCGTGCTGTTGATTGACGCCGTCGACCTTCACCGATCCCCCGTAGTAGGCG
The nucleotide sequence above comes from Micromonospora pallida. Encoded proteins:
- a CDS encoding MmcQ/YjbR family DNA-binding protein, which codes for MPHPIMFDEVDPVLGRLRTLALAFPDAAEKISHGRPAFYTTKVFAYYGGSVKVDGVNQQHEQSMIVLIDPDERAALLAEDRCFVPAYLGAYGWVGVDLTDDIGWDEVGELLDASYRHTAGARRIALLDSGRP